In one window of Burkholderia sp. NRF60-BP8 DNA:
- a CDS encoding type IV secretory system conjugative DNA transfer family protein produces the protein MRQIAPAKPQPTLVVGRWRGRYLRFAGQQFVLLAAPARSGKGVGIVIPNLLSYSDSVVVLDIKQENFRLTAGFRRAHGQAVYLFNPFAEDGRTHRYNPLSVIADGMFRVGDILAIGYVLYPAGGHDEFWKDQARNLLLGLVLLLWDLREARRAGASGVPDYPITIGEVLRQSSGNGLPVKTYLNRMLIQHRQYLSRACIDALNRFLTNDDKVLASILATFNAPLTIWANPIVDAATSANDFDLRDVRRRKMSVYLGVTPDHLSEAAILMNLMFSQLVNLNTKELAEDNPALKYQCLLLLDEMTAIGKIQIIARAVAYMAGYNLRLLSIVQSDSQLESVYGRADARTIVTNHAMQILFAPREQKDANAYSEMLGTRTERSRSTSRSNGMFGARGGASESFSDQRRALMLPQEIKELARDKEIILLENTKPILADRICYWRDRAFTSRVMDAPTVPALDLMRFGAQIEQRLRELSDDDVDDQTGELAHVRADYLELVHAWDPRELPQALDNVSCEEAAAYVDRHFTLLGVPADDVARAARRLARDEDGMTETGARKRDPSPVARASGGVQ, from the coding sequence ATGAGACAGATTGCACCCGCGAAGCCTCAACCGACGCTTGTGGTGGGCCGTTGGCGTGGCCGCTACCTGCGCTTTGCCGGTCAGCAATTCGTGCTACTTGCCGCGCCTGCTCGTTCAGGAAAAGGCGTGGGGATTGTGATCCCGAATCTGCTGAGCTATTCCGACTCCGTGGTCGTGCTCGATATCAAACAGGAAAATTTTCGCCTCACGGCGGGCTTCCGGCGCGCGCACGGACAAGCTGTGTACCTGTTCAATCCGTTCGCAGAGGATGGCCGCACGCATCGCTACAACCCGTTGTCGGTCATCGCAGACGGCATGTTTCGCGTCGGCGATATTCTGGCGATCGGTTACGTGTTGTATCCGGCCGGCGGGCATGACGAATTCTGGAAAGACCAGGCACGCAACCTTTTGTTGGGACTGGTCCTGCTGCTGTGGGATTTGCGCGAGGCCCGTCGTGCTGGCGCGAGCGGAGTGCCCGACTATCCGATCACAATAGGCGAGGTACTGCGGCAATCATCGGGAAATGGTCTGCCCGTCAAAACCTACTTAAACCGGATGCTTATACAGCATCGACAGTACTTGAGCCGCGCCTGTATTGATGCACTGAATCGATTCCTTACGAATGACGACAAGGTTCTGGCGAGCATTCTGGCCACTTTTAATGCGCCACTGACGATCTGGGCCAACCCGATTGTTGACGCGGCGACGAGCGCAAACGACTTTGATCTGCGAGACGTCAGACGCCGCAAGATGTCCGTATATCTTGGCGTGACGCCCGATCACTTAAGTGAAGCGGCGATACTGATGAATCTGATGTTCTCGCAGCTCGTGAATCTGAACACGAAGGAGTTGGCAGAGGACAATCCGGCACTGAAATATCAATGCCTGCTGCTGCTCGACGAGATGACGGCGATTGGAAAAATCCAGATTATCGCGCGTGCGGTGGCTTATATGGCGGGCTACAACTTGCGCCTGCTCTCGATCGTGCAGTCCGACTCGCAGCTCGAGTCTGTTTATGGCAGAGCTGACGCGAGGACCATTGTCACGAATCATGCGATGCAGATTCTCTTCGCCCCGCGCGAACAGAAGGACGCCAATGCCTACTCCGAGATGCTCGGCACGCGCACGGAGCGATCGCGCAGCACCAGCCGATCGAATGGCATGTTCGGTGCGCGCGGCGGTGCGAGCGAGAGCTTTTCCGATCAACGTCGTGCGCTGATGTTGCCGCAGGAGATCAAGGAGCTCGCTCGCGACAAGGAAATCATTCTTCTCGAAAATACCAAGCCGATTTTGGCGGACCGGATCTGCTACTGGCGCGATCGTGCATTTACTTCACGGGTAATGGACGCGCCGACTGTGCCTGCGCTCGATCTCATGCGATTTGGTGCACAAATCGAGCAGCGGCTGCGCGAACTGAGCGATGACGACGTCGATGATCAGACGGGCGAGTTGGCGCATGTGCGAGCGGACTATCTGGAACTTGTACACGCCTGGGATCCGCGCGAGCTGCCGCAGGCGCTGGACAATGTCAGTTGCGAGGAGGCAGCCGCATATGTGGATCGGCACTTCACGCTGCTGGGGGTGCCGGCTGACGACGTAGCGCGCGCCGCACGTCGTTTGGCGAGAGACGAAGATGGCATGACTGAGACGGGCGCGCGCAAGCGCGACCCGAGCCCCGTCGCGCGGGCAAGTGGTGGTGTTCAATGA
- a CDS encoding PriCT-2 domain-containing protein, with product MSVAYISEADRVRAALAAIPAGDYTTWVDMAFAVKHGLGEAGFDLWDAWSQTAPNYDARSARATWRSASESGAITLASLFWLAREHGFDLAGSRAFGDRAARSASAHAPIVGADASLERKRRARRAAVARQALSIWNWARPVAPDHPYLARKQIAPLPTLRELEAEELHVLLGYVPKSNDTALLGRVLIVPVRIGHQISTLELIDCEGRKSSLAGGAKAGGWWFVTPEQHRRDACLPVLIAEGVATAVSAWQATGWYTLAALSSGNLSKVATVWRAQHPKDALVILADLGAGFTHAEHAARNAHARLVVPRFASGAHIANQLPTDFNDMAVLDGKEAVGELLRRAVLETPAPTSTDAKASRTQTEGMSFYLTGDADMGSRKTDKGTAADDVRRHAEADRSDGDCASTQPSGTPEEGKQAFTHEPAASSVTETTDDGQHSSRGPRHAAGEFIYGLDAVPTEVKVAAERRFGAALRMSTPRENGGPYRGEVLNTEHFLVQEVAPRSVVFHAKGRMTFVSDRLRWMDEHHRLNGADVQIVYEGERAKLYPWDRARDQLERAVASLKKSAREMGLDDMDVKLAALHAASWARVKAARAAALAQARSRVDGRGDIDDPQR from the coding sequence ATGAGCGTTGCATATATCAGTGAGGCCGATCGCGTGCGCGCTGCTTTGGCGGCGATTCCGGCCGGCGACTATACGACATGGGTCGACATGGCGTTCGCCGTGAAGCATGGGCTTGGCGAGGCAGGTTTTGATCTGTGGGATGCATGGAGCCAGACGGCGCCGAATTACGATGCACGATCGGCGCGTGCGACATGGCGCTCGGCGAGCGAAAGTGGGGCGATCACGCTTGCGTCGTTGTTTTGGCTTGCCCGCGAGCATGGGTTCGATCTGGCCGGCTCGCGCGCGTTTGGCGATCGCGCGGCGCGGTCCGCGTCGGCGCATGCCCCCATTGTGGGCGCCGACGCCTCACTCGAGCGCAAGCGCCGGGCGCGCCGCGCCGCCGTCGCTCGACAGGCGCTAAGTATCTGGAATTGGGCACGACCGGTGGCACCTGACCATCCTTATCTGGCGCGCAAGCAGATTGCGCCGTTGCCTACCTTGCGCGAGCTGGAAGCAGAAGAGTTGCATGTGCTGCTCGGCTACGTCCCGAAATCCAATGACACTGCTCTATTGGGACGTGTGTTGATCGTGCCTGTTCGTATCGGCCACCAGATTTCGACACTCGAGCTGATCGATTGCGAAGGGCGTAAATCATCGCTGGCAGGCGGTGCGAAGGCGGGAGGCTGGTGGTTTGTTACGCCCGAACAGCATCGACGCGACGCGTGCTTGCCGGTGCTGATTGCCGAGGGTGTGGCCACTGCCGTATCCGCATGGCAGGCGACAGGGTGGTACACGCTTGCGGCTTTGTCGAGCGGAAATTTATCCAAAGTGGCTACGGTATGGCGCGCGCAGCACCCAAAGGATGCGCTTGTGATTCTGGCCGATCTCGGTGCTGGATTTACGCATGCGGAGCATGCGGCGCGCAATGCCCATGCACGACTGGTCGTTCCTCGGTTCGCATCGGGGGCGCATATTGCGAATCAGTTGCCGACCGACTTTAACGATATGGCGGTGCTCGACGGAAAGGAGGCGGTCGGCGAGCTGTTGCGGCGTGCGGTACTGGAGACACCGGCGCCTACATCGACTGACGCCAAGGCGAGCCGGACGCAAACCGAGGGTATGTCGTTTTACTTGACGGGAGACGCAGACATGGGATCGAGGAAGACGGACAAGGGCACGGCGGCGGACGACGTGCGCCGGCACGCCGAGGCCGACCGCTCGGACGGTGATTGCGCGTCGACGCAGCCATCTGGTACTCCGGAGGAAGGGAAACAGGCTTTCACCCACGAACCGGCGGCGAGCTCGGTCACCGAAACCACGGACGACGGGCAGCATTCGAGCCGGGGGCCACGTCATGCGGCGGGAGAATTCATATACGGGCTCGACGCCGTGCCCACGGAGGTCAAGGTGGCGGCCGAGCGGCGGTTTGGGGCTGCACTGAGGATGTCCACGCCACGAGAGAACGGAGGTCCCTATCGCGGGGAGGTGCTCAATACCGAGCATTTCCTTGTTCAAGAGGTGGCACCACGCAGCGTGGTGTTCCATGCGAAGGGAAGGATGACATTCGTGTCGGACCGGTTACGGTGGATGGACGAGCACCATCGCCTAAACGGCGCGGACGTACAGATTGTCTACGAAGGTGAGCGCGCGAAGCTGTACCCGTGGGACCGGGCTCGCGATCAGCTTGAGCGGGCGGTTGCATCACTGAAAAAATCTGCGCGGGAAATGGGGCTCGACGACATGGACGTGAAGCTCGCTGCGCTGCATGCAGCGTCATGGGCGCGCGTGAAAGCTGCACGTGCGGCCGCGCTCGCGCAAGCCAGGTCGCGCGTGGACGGGCGTGGCGATATCGACGACCCGCAGCGGTAG
- a CDS encoding LPD7 domain-containing protein — MMDDTQSPALFAPSADFAVNAIEPEWTADVDIARRRPSDRFPAQQFGYLAMLARRRSESDAARALLREQAGGSRFEAGRDDAGTDGVSDTGAINSVPKFTEIADAPERVRRGYLRAGGQYFLKEAPYPLAFEDRGRYLVTMQTRTDIVASMMDMVQAKAWTRIRVSGHDAFCREVWLQAVSIGIEVSGYTPKPADLARLSELNAPTEHTRDRDSERPVLQPQVGTTATPAGARDESPDRRMGAPMRHSRSLDDEIQLAVIVAAMREQGFSDRSVDRVKRRAVRMLDALHAEGVELPRPRVFDPTAPSARAEKDETQQSSAPSREINHAPAMQLPGQR; from the coding sequence ATGATGGATGATACCCAGTCGCCGGCGCTTTTCGCACCTAGTGCGGACTTCGCCGTGAACGCCATCGAGCCTGAATGGACTGCGGACGTCGACATAGCGCGACGTCGTCCGTCGGACCGCTTTCCGGCACAACAATTCGGCTACCTCGCAATGCTTGCGCGTCGGCGCAGCGAGTCTGATGCGGCGCGCGCCCTGCTACGAGAGCAGGCTGGTGGCAGCCGCTTCGAGGCGGGGCGTGACGATGCAGGCACGGATGGTGTGTCCGATACCGGCGCGATAAATTCGGTGCCGAAGTTCACGGAAATCGCAGACGCGCCAGAGCGAGTTAGGCGAGGCTACCTGCGCGCCGGCGGTCAATATTTCCTGAAGGAGGCCCCGTACCCTCTGGCATTCGAGGATCGGGGGCGATATCTCGTCACGATGCAAACTCGTACAGACATTGTTGCTTCCATGATGGATATGGTGCAGGCGAAGGCGTGGACGCGCATTCGCGTGTCGGGGCACGACGCCTTTTGCCGCGAAGTATGGCTGCAGGCCGTTTCGATCGGTATTGAGGTAAGCGGGTACACACCGAAGCCCGCCGACCTAGCGCGCCTTTCTGAGTTGAACGCGCCCACGGAACACACACGCGATCGCGACTCCGAGCGTCCTGTGTTGCAGCCGCAAGTAGGGACGACTGCAACGCCTGCGGGTGCCCGCGACGAAAGTCCAGACCGTCGCATGGGCGCACCGATGCGCCACTCGAGATCGCTGGACGATGAGATTCAGCTCGCCGTGATTGTGGCGGCTATGCGCGAGCAGGGTTTCAGTGATCGTTCGGTCGATCGTGTTAAGCGTCGCGCTGTGCGCATGCTCGACGCGCTTCACGCTGAGGGCGTCGAGCTTCCCCGACCTCGCGTGTTCGATCCGACGGCTCCTTCCGCGCGAGCGGAAAAGGACGAAACCCAGCAATCGTCTGCCCCGTCGCGAGAAATCAATCACGCACCCGCCATGCAGTTGCCTGGCCAACGGTAG
- a CDS encoding relaxase/mobilization nuclease domain-containing protein, which produces MPFPRQYVDALLVNWGDRLFHDPLRHVRAPHLPGVALPRDARRLRERLALTLRRAPEVMVKITNKASGAQGMGAVRRHLQYISRDGHVELEDQDARVLIGDAALQDLFDEWRWGGWGMPEESRRRETFNLMLSMPAGTDRAAVREASRAFAREIFGDGRLYVFAQHDDQPHPHVHLCVRVRGPDGRCLNPRKRDLRTWREVFARQLREHGVDANATPRLARGETQRFPTQAVVRMQSRGVAPRFYRSVLDERAQMALWDAHIETLAVWRGVAQALAHSGVPEDRTMAMAIVDFVQHMPARQLQPGATRLDSATTCSHRAPPHEHRYIARFKGKQRSVDDRPPEPDPLFDRD; this is translated from the coding sequence ATGCCGTTTCCCAGACAGTACGTCGATGCGCTGCTCGTCAACTGGGGCGATCGACTGTTTCACGATCCGCTACGGCATGTGCGCGCCCCGCATCTGCCCGGCGTGGCATTGCCGCGCGATGCGCGGCGTCTGCGCGAACGGCTGGCTTTGACGCTTCGGCGCGCGCCCGAGGTCATGGTCAAGATTACCAACAAAGCATCAGGCGCACAGGGCATGGGTGCGGTGCGTCGACACCTGCAATATATTTCACGCGATGGCCATGTCGAGTTGGAAGACCAGGACGCGCGCGTGTTAATCGGAGACGCTGCCCTGCAGGACCTCTTTGACGAATGGCGATGGGGTGGTTGGGGGATGCCGGAGGAGAGCCGGCGTCGGGAAACCTTTAATTTGATGCTGTCAATGCCGGCGGGCACGGACCGCGCGGCCGTCCGAGAGGCGTCAAGGGCGTTCGCGCGCGAGATATTCGGCGACGGACGATTGTACGTGTTCGCACAGCACGATGACCAGCCGCATCCGCACGTACATCTGTGTGTTCGGGTGCGTGGTCCTGACGGGCGGTGTCTGAATCCGCGCAAGCGGGATCTGCGCACATGGCGCGAGGTATTTGCGCGACAGTTGCGCGAACACGGGGTCGATGCGAACGCAACGCCGAGGCTGGCTCGCGGTGAGACACAACGCTTTCCGACGCAGGCGGTGGTACGAATGCAGTCTCGTGGAGTTGCCCCGCGTTTTTACCGATCGGTGCTCGATGAGCGGGCGCAAATGGCGTTATGGGATGCGCATATCGAAACATTGGCAGTCTGGCGTGGGGTCGCGCAAGCATTGGCCCATTCCGGTGTCCCTGAAGACCGAACCATGGCAATGGCTATTGTGGATTTTGTGCAGCACATGCCGGCGAGGCAATTGCAGCCCGGCGCTACCCGACTCGACTCGGCCACCACGTGCTCACATCGTGCCCCCCCTCATGAGCACAGGTATATCGCTCGCTTCAAGGGTAAGCAGCGCAGTGTTGATGACAGGCCACCCGAACCGGATCCGCTATTTGACCGAGACTGA
- a CDS encoding TlpA family protein disulfide reductase, with protein sequence MLSIGPFSIRVVAVAVAALLAWLVAHLIQRRPPDGHHKSASSLILDVLLLGLIAARVAYVAQWWPDYAASPRAIVALGDGGFDARIGIAAALVFAAWRLRRLPALRRPVLAGIVAGLGAWGIAQGTLATLQRGAPPLAAMPLQALDSTPVMPAGFVGKPVVVNLWATWCAPCRREMPILEQAQRDHPSITVLMLNQGENAHAVRAFLEQQSLRFDHVLLDPSLHAMHAYGSRGLPTTLFFNAKGELVESHMGELTAARLKDTVTQRFGQ encoded by the coding sequence ATGCTGAGCATTGGTCCCTTCTCGATCCGCGTCGTCGCGGTAGCTGTCGCCGCGCTGCTGGCGTGGCTCGTCGCGCACCTCATCCAGCGCCGTCCGCCTGATGGGCATCACAAGAGCGCGTCGAGCCTGATCCTCGACGTGCTGTTGCTCGGATTGATTGCGGCGCGGGTCGCTTATGTCGCGCAATGGTGGCCGGACTATGCGGCGTCGCCGCGCGCGATCGTCGCGCTCGGCGATGGGGGCTTCGACGCGCGCATCGGTATCGCGGCCGCGCTGGTGTTCGCAGCCTGGCGCCTGCGCCGCCTGCCGGCGCTGCGTCGGCCGGTGCTAGCCGGCATCGTCGCGGGCCTAGGCGCGTGGGGCATAGCGCAAGGTACGCTGGCGACGTTGCAGCGGGGCGCGCCGCCGCTTGCCGCGATGCCGCTCCAGGCGCTCGATTCGACGCCCGTGATGCCGGCGGGCTTCGTCGGCAAGCCGGTCGTCGTGAACCTGTGGGCGACGTGGTGCGCACCGTGCCGGCGCGAGATGCCGATCCTCGAACAGGCGCAGCGCGACCATCCGAGCATCACGGTGCTGATGCTCAACCAGGGAGAAAACGCGCACGCCGTGCGTGCGTTCCTCGAGCAGCAGAGCCTGCGTTTCGATCACGTGCTGCTCGATCCGTCGCTGCACGCGATGCATGCGTATGGCTCGCGTGGACTGCCGACCACACTGTTCTTCAACGCGAAAGGCGAGCTCGTCGAATCGCACATGGGCGAGCTGACTGCAGCGCGCCTAAAGGACACCGTCACGCAGCGCTTCGGACAGTAA
- a CDS encoding DUF4410 domain-containing protein gives MKSLIRHAAPAFVTIGFLSGCASSVTRDASDTAGAAVTASTTPFGKKPVIVTVTLDNAAQEALKDNLKFDAKKLQEKIEHALDARKLLAKADATDAMHLNVKVTGIRVRSSFSAVMFGFMAGSDYVDGTVTFTDADNHPVDHFKVSASYALGGIAGIDSMRMDWLYEKFTEKTLATLDPTAAATQGDAAPAASKRL, from the coding sequence ATGAAATCTCTTATCCGCCATGCCGCTCCGGCATTCGTGACGATCGGCTTCCTGTCGGGCTGCGCCAGCAGCGTGACGCGCGACGCCAGCGATACGGCCGGGGCCGCCGTGACCGCATCAACGACCCCATTCGGCAAGAAGCCCGTGATCGTGACGGTCACGCTCGACAATGCCGCGCAGGAAGCGTTGAAAGACAACCTGAAGTTCGACGCAAAGAAACTGCAGGAGAAAATCGAACACGCATTGGACGCACGCAAGCTGCTGGCCAAGGCGGATGCAACGGATGCGATGCACCTGAATGTCAAAGTCACTGGCATTCGCGTGCGCTCAAGTTTCTCGGCCGTCATGTTCGGCTTCATGGCCGGCAGCGATTACGTCGACGGCACCGTCACGTTCACCGATGCCGACAATCATCCGGTCGACCACTTCAAGGTGTCGGCGTCGTATGCGCTCGGCGGTATCGCCGGAATCGACAGCATGCGCATGGACTGGCTGTATGAGAAATTCACCGAGAAGACGCTCGCGACGCTCGATCCGACGGCCGCGGCCACGCAAGGCGACGCGGCACCGGCAGCGTCGAAGAGGCTGTAA
- a CDS encoding type II toxin-antitoxin system Phd/YefM family antitoxin, translated as MTKAKKATKDGPVFITDRGRPAHVLLSFEEYQRLTRQQRNIADALAMSGVGDVEFDPPRANVKIKEVDF; from the coding sequence GTGACCAAGGCAAAGAAGGCGACAAAGGACGGCCCCGTGTTCATTACCGATCGCGGCAGGCCGGCCCACGTGCTGCTGAGTTTCGAGGAATACCAACGTCTCACCCGGCAGCAGCGCAACATTGCCGACGCGCTCGCCATGTCCGGTGTCGGGGACGTCGAATTCGACCCGCCACGCGCGAACGTCAAGATCAAGGAGGTCGATTTCTGA
- a CDS encoding type II toxin-antitoxin system VapC family toxin — translation MMFVLDTNVVSELRKVRAGKADRNMAAWCSTVDASVLFVSAITIMELEAGVLQIERRDAEQGALLRAWLDGHVLPEFAGRVLPVDTAVAQRCARLHVRDRRSERDALIAATAIVHGMTVVTRNVADFVETGVAILNPWD, via the coding sequence ATGATGTTCGTTCTCGATACCAATGTGGTTTCGGAACTCCGGAAAGTGCGGGCGGGCAAGGCGGACAGGAACATGGCGGCCTGGTGTTCGACCGTCGATGCGTCGGTGCTGTTTGTCTCGGCGATCACGATCATGGAGCTGGAGGCAGGTGTCTTGCAGATCGAGCGCAGAGATGCGGAACAGGGGGCGCTTCTCAGGGCATGGCTTGACGGGCACGTCCTGCCCGAGTTCGCTGGTCGCGTGTTACCGGTCGATACTGCTGTCGCCCAACGATGCGCACGGCTTCATGTGCGGGACCGGCGATCCGAGCGGGACGCGCTCATTGCAGCGACGGCGATCGTGCATGGCATGACCGTCGTGACGCGCAACGTTGCCGATTTCGTTGAAACCGGTGTCGCGATTCTGAATCCGTGGGATTGA
- a CDS encoding class I SAM-dependent methyltransferase: MTDTKAITEHWTRVADQWIGWAGKPGHDAFWKYRAGLAAYIGRGTGVALEVGCGEGRVSRELKALGYDVTASDAVPAMLDAARHADSAHRYRLADAAALPFDTASFDLVMAYNVLMDLDDMQGALHEARRVLKPDGTLFISLVHPFRDRGSFAGPQPDAPFVLTGSYFGREHFDGVETRDGLSMHFAGWSLPLQAYMEALEAAGFAIVSLREPPPDHADTDQLKQWARVPLFLWIKARPLR; the protein is encoded by the coding sequence ATGACCGACACGAAAGCCATTACCGAACACTGGACGCGGGTCGCCGACCAATGGATTGGCTGGGCCGGCAAGCCGGGCCACGATGCGTTCTGGAAATATCGCGCGGGGCTCGCGGCCTACATCGGTCGCGGCACGGGCGTCGCGCTGGAGGTCGGCTGCGGCGAAGGCCGCGTGAGCCGTGAGTTGAAGGCGCTCGGTTACGACGTGACCGCGAGCGACGCGGTGCCCGCGATGCTCGATGCCGCGCGTCATGCGGATTCCGCGCATCGCTATCGACTGGCGGACGCGGCCGCGCTGCCGTTCGACACGGCCAGCTTCGATCTCGTGATGGCGTACAACGTGCTGATGGATCTCGACGACATGCAGGGCGCCTTACACGAGGCGCGCCGCGTGCTGAAGCCGGACGGCACGCTGTTCATCTCGCTCGTGCATCCGTTCCGCGATCGCGGTAGCTTTGCCGGGCCACAGCCCGATGCGCCGTTCGTGCTGACGGGCAGCTATTTCGGGCGCGAGCATTTCGACGGAGTGGAAACACGCGACGGGCTGTCGATGCACTTCGCGGGCTGGTCGCTGCCGCTGCAGGCGTACATGGAGGCGCTGGAAGCGGCCGGGTTCGCGATCGTGTCGTTGCGCGAACCGCCGCCGGATCATGCCGATACGGATCAGTTGAAGCAGTGGGCGCGCGTGCCGCTGTTTCTGTGGATCAAGGCTCGGCCATTGCGTTGA
- a CDS encoding helix-turn-helix domain-containing protein: MNQTEFAAAGGVQQHAQVNYEKGARLPDVSYLVGIADLGVDVQYLLTGRTSDPVTLALTSDEELLLAGFRELKLRERRGVLALVAAINGTPTERPGTDKPSDETEGV; this comes from the coding sequence ATGAACCAGACCGAATTCGCGGCGGCGGGAGGCGTTCAACAACATGCGCAGGTCAACTACGAAAAAGGGGCGAGGCTTCCGGACGTGAGTTATCTGGTGGGGATCGCGGACTTGGGTGTAGATGTCCAGTATTTGCTGACTGGCCGTACGTCCGACCCCGTAACTTTGGCGCTAACCAGCGACGAAGAACTGCTCCTCGCGGGCTTTCGAGAACTGAAGCTGCGAGAAAGGCGCGGGGTGCTGGCGCTCGTGGCTGCGATCAATGGTACGCCGACGGAACGACCGGGGACGGACAAGCCGTCGGATGAGACCGAGGGCGTTTGA
- a CDS encoding ABC transporter ATP-binding protein, with protein MNEHHAPNPITEVLRAYWKADRWMLLTVAAVVVLSSATAVAAPYLFSRLIDALSHRGALHALMAGFVVYAVLLGLSSALQRVVQYLAFMTSGNLGFITSTRFFERVLKKTAAFFVEHNPTEIQSANTRGSRALAVLVQLALMDLIPGTLQIVFTLVTLGAMINLEVAAITAAYGAIAVTIAIVSARRSRVYLDRAIEAGQDNARFVGGAINAMETLRHFGSHRWMSERFAEKARAERDNWRAYVMQHVGFLALLGLGLAVQFSVTFWLLLPRHAAGALSIGDIVLFNTLLLQLNLPFDMLARSIDESVRSRAALVPFTALWTAPEERQVSHASAFVPREGRIVFERVGYAYGNGRGVRDVDFVAERGGITFIVGETGAGKSTVFRLALKSIEPTAGRILVDGVDLATIDRADWYGAVAVVPQDVVLLNESLEDNILLGRPRDAQRLRDAAAKATILPFIEGLPDGLHTTVGERGLKLSGGERQRIAIARALYGDPTVLFLDEASSALDEATERDIMEHVRLLARDVTVIAITHRRSVIGPTDKVVRLGTARVPA; from the coding sequence ATGAACGAACACCACGCACCGAATCCGATCACCGAGGTGCTGCGCGCCTACTGGAAGGCCGATCGCTGGATGTTACTGACGGTTGCGGCCGTCGTCGTGCTGTCGAGTGCCACCGCCGTTGCCGCTCCGTATCTGTTCTCGCGCCTGATCGACGCGCTGTCGCATCGCGGCGCGCTGCACGCGCTCATGGCGGGCTTCGTGGTCTACGCGGTGCTGCTGGGCCTGTCCAGCGCGCTGCAACGCGTCGTGCAGTACCTCGCCTTCATGACGTCCGGGAATCTGGGATTCATCACCAGCACGCGCTTTTTCGAGCGCGTCCTGAAGAAAACCGCGGCGTTCTTCGTCGAACACAATCCCACCGAAATCCAGAGCGCGAATACGCGCGGCAGCCGCGCGCTGGCGGTGCTCGTGCAGCTTGCGCTGATGGATTTGATCCCCGGCACGCTCCAGATCGTCTTCACCCTCGTCACGCTGGGCGCAATGATCAACCTCGAAGTGGCGGCCATCACCGCTGCGTATGGCGCGATCGCGGTGACGATCGCGATCGTTTCCGCGCGGCGCTCGCGGGTGTACCTGGATCGCGCGATCGAGGCCGGGCAGGACAATGCGCGGTTCGTCGGCGGCGCGATCAACGCGATGGAGACGCTCCGGCATTTCGGCAGCCACCGCTGGATGAGCGAGCGTTTCGCGGAGAAGGCGCGCGCCGAGCGCGACAACTGGCGCGCCTACGTGATGCAGCACGTAGGTTTTCTTGCGCTGCTGGGGCTCGGCCTCGCAGTCCAGTTCTCGGTAACGTTCTGGCTGCTGTTGCCGCGTCATGCGGCCGGCGCGCTGTCGATCGGCGACATCGTGCTGTTCAACACGCTGCTGCTGCAACTGAACCTGCCGTTCGACATGCTCGCGCGCTCGATCGACGAGAGTGTGCGCTCCCGCGCCGCACTCGTGCCGTTCACCGCGCTCTGGACGGCGCCCGAGGAGCGGCAGGTGTCGCACGCGTCGGCGTTCGTGCCGCGCGAAGGGCGCATCGTGTTCGAGCGCGTCGGCTATGCATACGGCAACGGGCGCGGCGTGCGCGACGTCGATTTCGTGGCCGAGCGCGGCGGCATCACGTTCATTGTCGGCGAAACCGGCGCGGGGAAGTCCACTGTCTTCAGGCTGGCGTTGAAGTCGATCGAGCCGACCGCCGGGCGCATTCTCGTCGACGGTGTCGATCTCGCGACGATCGACCGTGCCGACTGGTACGGCGCGGTGGCCGTCGTGCCGCAGGACGTCGTGCTGCTGAACGAAAGCCTGGAGGACAACATCCTGCTCGGCCGGCCACGCGATGCGCAGCGCCTGCGCGACGCGGCCGCGAAGGCCACGATCCTGCCGTTCATCGAGGGCTTGCCGGACGGGCTTCACACGACGGTCGGCGAGCGCGGGCTGAAACTGTCCGGCGGCGAGCGTCAGCGCATCGCAATCGCCCGCGCGCTGTACGGCGATCCGACCGTGCTGTTTCTCGACGAGGCGAGTTCTGCGCTCGACGAAGCCACCGAGCGCGACATCATGGAGCACGTGCGGCTGCTGGCGCGCGACGTCACGGTGATCGCGATCACGCACCGGCGCTCGGTCATCGGACCGACCGACAAGGTCGTGCGGCTTGGCACGGCTCGCGTGCCGGCCTGA